CGTGAAGTAAAGGTCTTCCTGTTCCTGGTCCGTTTCCTGTGTCGCGCCGAGTTGTGCCAGTTGATCCAGCAAAGCCGTTTTATCAGCGAGTAAAAACTTTTGTTCCACTTCCAGCATTGGGAGTCTCTATGATGGGGGACGTTCAGATAAATAGAACAAGGGGGTTTAGTCACGCCAGGGGTGTTTGATTTTTTCCCAGTAGGAGTCGAATTCAAACTTGGGACTGTTGTCGAGATCATGACACTGGTAGCAGGTACTCTTTTTGGCTTCGGCAAGCGTGACTCGCATCACTTTTTTGGCTTCTTCGAGTTTGTCCATCTCAACCAGTTCGATGTGACCGCTTCCCGGGCCGTGACAGTTTTCACACTGCTGACCTAACAGGTGTGGCGATTCCTGTTTATTCACAAAACCACTTTTGTAACGAATCACTTCTTGAGGATGCCAACCGGTCACATGGCAGGAGAGACATTCAGGATCATAGATGCGGGAAATAATTTTCTCACCTCGTTCAATCTGATCCTTGCGCCCGTTAATCAGGCTTTCATAGGCATGGGCGTGCGCGGTGGTGAGCCATTTTTCATAGGCTTTGGTATGACACTCGCCGCACGTTTCGGCTCCGACGAATGTGGCGCCGCGGGGGTGGTCGATGGGAAGTTCTTTCGCTGCCAGATCTTCCTGTTTCAGGCGATCCTGATAGAACTGCATGTGTTCGGCCATGCGGGGGGTGTCTTTGAAACGTTGTTTATCGAGCTCGATTACCGTAAATCGAAACCGTTTTGAAGGATCGTCTTGGGACGCCTGTTTTGGATAATAGCCGACGACTCCAGCGTTTTTTCCCTTGTGGCCGACATCGACCATCATAGTTTTGCCGATGAATTTTGGTTCGCCAATCGGGTCTTCTACACCACCTGCTGTTAGCAGAATGTCAAAGACGGGGAACTTCTCTGCCAGTGCCTTCGACTCCTCTTTTTCGGACTGGGAGAGCAGAATCATCAGATCCGGTTTGGCTGCTTCCATTTTTTTGATCACGTCAGGCAGGACTTTGGCGGGTTCCTGCCAGGTGATATCGGGGACTTTTTCCATGTGGCTTTTACCGATGATCGAAGTAACCGCCATTGTGACGCCACCGACATCGATGATTTTGAAATGGCTTTTGCCCAGATCGGGTGTGTCCAGAATCAGAATATTTGCTGCCAAAAATGTGGGTGTCGTGTTGGGGGAATTGGGCTGGGGATTATGCAGTTGCAGGAAAATATCGGCGCCAAAGCGAAGTTCTTCCGGTCCCAGTCCGACCCCGGCGTATTTCATATCTTTCATTGAAGCGAGAATGGTTTCATATTTGATCTGGCTCTGTCGCCGATTGCGTTTAACGAGACCTCCCAGATCAAAAGCGGTGACAGGCCACTTGCGGTCTTCGATCTGTTTGAAGAGATTGGCCAGTAGCGAAACGCCGCCGGTCTGATTTTGAGTACACCCGCAGGGTTCCAGATATCCGTGCCGTTCACCCGTTAAAACAATCGCCAGTTCAGGCGCAGGCCAATCCTTAAATAATGGCTTAGGTGTGCTTTGAGAAACCGCCGTTATTTTCGTCGTTACTGTCGCTTTGTTTTTTTCCGGAGCGGTTTTTTTCATTTTGGTAACATCGGGAGTTTCCGATGTGGAATCCGAATCTTGTTCGGCAGAAGGAGAACGTTCCGGACTCTGTTGTTGCGATTGATTTTCAGAAACGGCTGAATCGGAAGTTGTTGTCGTTGACTGAGATGTGTTGCTTTCACAACCAGCCTGCAGAAGCAGGCAGAGCAGAGAAAGCAGGCAATATTGGAGTGAGATTTGTTTCGATAACATTCAATGCGGCCTTCCATGGAAATGAATGAGGAACATAAACAGGGTAGGAGATTCCTCGCTGTTTATCTTAGCTCATCACATGGTGTTGCGTCAAAGTGGATCTGACAGTGGCCCGGACAAAGTGAAAGAGAAAATAGATAAAAACAAGACGGAGCTATGAGTTTGAGAACAGATTCGAGCCTGAATTCAGGGTTTGAGTGAAATGAACTGAACCCGGAACTCAATTTCTTTGGCATTGGGGTGGTTTGTTTGCAGTTTGACTTTCGCCAGATTGGTACGCCCAAAGGAGACTGGCGGTCCAGGTGGAACAGCAAATTTCAAAACATAGCGCTGTTTCGTTTTCGATTGAAAGCTGTCATCTTTTTTGAGCTCAAATTTCAGAAAATCAGGTGAGATTTCCTGATCGACAATTTCCAGAGGTTGTTCAGTTCCTTCCACAAACATGGAGAGAACAACCTCTTTTCCTTTTTGGGCAGAAAACTCTCCCAGGTTCAAGACCATGGATTGCGGGTTCCAATGCACACCAAATGTCGGAACAATTCGAATGGGGCCTGTATGATTTCCTGAAACCTGAATCACGAATGTTCGATTTTCGGCCGGATGCTCGTGCTTGTGGTCGTGCCCTTCAGGATGATCGTGTGCTTCTGCGGACAAGTCATTGGGGATGTCTGTCTTAACTGTCAAATGTTCACTGAATCCTCCCAGGGGGAACTTGGTGGGGTCGGCGGTGACCTCGATCGAATAGCCTGACTTGGCATCCGCTTCTTTGAGTTCTTCCGGGGTGAGTGGTTTGAAGGAAGCCTTCAGCCCGGAACGGTCGGATTCGATTGCTGTGATCTTGAATTCATCCAGGTACTTGGTGTGCATTGATCCCTGGTACGAAACCGGTTTATCACTCGACATGGTGGGAAGGGACCAGCTTGCTGTCCCCATCATCCCTCCGCTAAACGTAATCAGAGTATTGGCGGTGCCTTCGATCTGAAGTTTGAGTTCCTGATTCTTAGGATCGTTTGTGAAAATGGTGGCCGTTTGCCCGAAATGCTCCTGTGCACTTTTAGGGGTCCACGTCAGTTCGATCTCAATGGATTTCCCCGGGGCGACGGAATTGTCCTTCATTTCGCTGAGCGTACATTTACAGGTGGTGTTTCCTTTTTTGACTTCGAGTGGAACTTCCCCCTCATTTTTTAAGATAAACTTGTGCGACAATGATTGTCCCACCGCCATCTCACCAAAGTTATAGAGTGACTCATCGACGACTGCTTTGGGGTACGGGCCTTTTTCAGCAATCTTGGGGCGGTCGTCATCGGGGGATGCTACAGGTCTCGCCGGTTGCGGCGATTCAAGATCACCATTCCCCCGTCCGAGCCAGACAGTACCAACAAGTGCGACGATGAGAACAACCATTGTTGTGAAAACAGTACGAAGGTTCATAATTCCACCAGCAAAGAAGTCGTTATATATGAGATACAAAATAATAAGTTGAGGTACGACGATATTGTACCTGCCTGTATTATGAGGGGCAGGGCGCCTGAGTTCAATTCTGATTCGTTTGTGTTACGTTAATTATTTCTTTCATTCGGTTTAATGTCTTTTCTTTCAAATATTTGTCGACATGCTGGGCGCGGCGATTGGCTTCATCCAACTCAAACGCCCGCTGTGCCTGTTCCCGGCTTTGGGGGAGTTGTCTGGCGGCAAACAGAGCTTCTGCGAACGCGGCCCGATAGCGGGCATTGTTGGGGTATCCGCTGACAGCTTGCTTCAGGTTTTCGATCGCGCCGTCCAAATCCTCCTGTTTCTGTGATGTTTGATACTGCTGATAGAAGCGTTGTCCCAGTTGAAAATAGTTGAGCGGGTTCACAGGATCTCGTTGAATGGCTGCCTGCTTGAGTTTCACTCCTTGTTCAAACGCATCCCGGTGCTTTGCTGATTGACGAAACTCCAACTCAGCCAATGCCTGCCAGGGAGTAGGAGAAAGAGGGTCTGCCTGGCCGGCCTGATTGAAATACCGCTGCGCCATTCGAGCGGATTGTCCGCGCAAAAGCACCTGCTCTCCTTCCCTTACGAGACTTTTTCGTTCGATTGTTGGCGCAAATGCTGACTTGGCAAAGAAAACCGTTAACAGGATGCAGAAAATCAATCCTGTGGTTTTCAAATGTATAGGTTTCAGGGGCCGTGCTGAGGTGGACGGACTTTCTTCTGCTTTCGTTTCCTCGATATCTGGTGATGGTGATGTTACCGGGAATGCGAGCGCCAAAAGCAGGAGCCAGGTCTGGGTAATCGCTGGCATGGCAATTCCGCCGGCCCCCAGCAGATGAATGCACAGCGCGACAAAAGCAGAGGCCAGTGCCAGGGGGACGAAAGATGTTGCTGAGTTGTGCTGATTTGTTTCATTCAAGGCATTCCAGCCGACATTCAGGACGAAATGAATCACCAGCCAGCCCAAAAAGAAAAGCCAGAGACGAACTTCATCAATGGATTGCAGGAAGAGTTGCTCCCCCCACAGCAGAGGAAACGAGAGCACAAAACCGAGTAATAACAGGATCTGGTCCTGAGAGATTTGTTGTCCGGAATCGATGTTTTTGAGTTGGGGTTTTTCAGAGTCCGGCAGTGGTCTGATTAACCAGTGATAGCTTGCCAGAGAGAGAATCACCAGCAGTCCTGCGAACGCAATGAGGCCTGCATTGGCCCAGACATCCAGAAACATGTTATGAGGATCAGAAATTTCCTCGCTGGAGCCGGGCAATTTGTGTTTGAGATAATGATTGCGGAAGTTTCCCGGTCCTGTGCCCCATAAGGGGTTCTCTTGAATCACATCCCAAGTGCCCGTCCAGTATTCCAGACGATACTGGAGTGATTTGGGAGCTTCGGTCAAAACGGCCCGGTCAAAGCCGCCACTGAATGTTGCCAGCAGGAAAAATCCGACAACAACAATTGCACCTGAGATGCCCCATTTGAAGGCCTGTTTCTTCCAGATCGCTCGTTGTTCATTTGTGCCTTGACGTTTTTGAATCAGCTTTAAGAGTATGAAACAAACCAGACCTCCCATGACGCCAACCCAGGCAGTACGACTCTTGGTAAGGACCAGGCAATAGCCGATCAGAAGTGTAGGCAGCATCAGAATCCAGGATTTGAAGCGATCCGATTTCGAAGCCGCGTTTGCGGTTTTAGAAAACAAAATATGAATGGTTTGTGCAAACGCAATCAGGAAGCCAACCGCCAGCAGGCCCGCAAAAGTATTCGCCAGCGCAAACATTCCCAGGGGTTCCGAACTGTTGAGCAGGCGTTGTTCAAACAATTGCTGCCCACTGCCTGAAAGTGAATCAGTGGGAGCCCCCATGGCTAAAAGTTGCTGCTGGAACCGGGCACGTTCTGCAGGAGAGGCAGCCGCATCGTATTGCTGACGCACAGACAGGTATTCTTGTGCCAGTTGATCGTACATCCAATGATGCTGCCAGATTCCGTAGATTGAGAGCAGCACCAGCGTCGTCAAGAACCCGTGTAATAATGTGGCGCGAAGCGGTGTTGTTGCGATCAATCGACGTGTGATCGAAAAGGTCAGTCCTAAGCCCACCCATTCCCACATCATATTCAAGGCGGCTCGTTGTTGACCTTCTGCGGTATAGATCATGACCAATGTTGAGATAACTTGTCCTGAAACCAGCAGCCAGACGCCCAGGTCGTATCGATCAATTCGGAAGCGGCGAGTCCGGTCTGAAAGCAGTGTGCCGCAAAATAGAATTGCTACGAGGAACCACCCCAATGTGATGGGCAGGGTCTCTCCCTGCGGCGCTGATTCGGCGGGAAGCAAATAGCGGGCTGTGATCAGCGTGCCAATCAGAAACAGTTGGATTCCGTCGAGCAGCCAGGGAAGTCGCTGGAATGAGGGCGCAGGGGGCGTGGGTTGAGAAGGAGTTGTCTGTGACCGGTTCTGTTTTCGGCGTTTACTCATTCCGATTTTTCCGACCTACGTTCTCCAGGATGGTCACGATGCATAAGACACACAAAATCATCAGTATGACGAGCAGAGCGGCATTCCAGGTAGAGACTTCATATAAGATCAGCCCTCCTACACCGGTCGTCAAGGTTGCCAGATGAATCGTCAGTACCGTATTCCGTTTACTCAGTCCCAGTTCGACCAGCCGATGTGAAAAATGGCTTTTGTCTGCATGAAAAGGACTGCGTCCCTCTTTCAGGCGAATGATCATAACCGTGCAGAAATCATACAGGGGGATAGCCAGAATACAAAGCGGAGCCAGAATGACGTGGCGACTGGCAACCGATTCTCCCGTGGGGGCATCTCCAGGGTAAAAGGTTCCCAGAATGGTCATCGTCGACAGGATCAAACCGATAAAGTAGCTACCGGAATCTCCCATGAATATTTTAGCCGGAGGCCAGTTGTGACACAAAAAACCGGCAATCGAACCGGCGAGCACCAGTAACACACCTGCGACGAGCCACCGTGGTTCACCCGTGAATCGTAACATGATCAATGCGAACAAAACTGCCGCGATCAATCCGATGCCGGAAGTCAGACCGTCCATGTTGTCCAGAAAGTTCAACGAATTGACCAGTACGATTATCCAGGCCATGGTCAATACAATGCCGATCCAGGGCTGCTGGATAAAGAGCGTTCCCCGCACGCCTGCCATAACCAGTCCCACTGCGACCAGAATTTGAATTGCCAGACGCGGTTTCCAGGAAATATTATGTTTATCATCTAACAGTCCCATCACCGCCAGGACGGTTCCTCCCCCGAGTACAGTCCATAATTGTCCGGAGCGATAGAGGACCCCTTCTAAATGCGGGACCAGTTCCTGGGGAATCCAGCTGGTAGAAATGCCTGTTTTCAGAATCACCAGCACAGTCAATTGCGCGACAGCGATGGGAACAACGACTCCCAGCCAGATGCCGACGCCGCCTCCCAGAGGAGTGGGCGTGCTGTGTACTTTCCTTTGTGCGGGCTGATCAATGAGTCCCCATTTGGGGGCCAGTTTGCGCATCGCCGCTGTGGACAGAAACGAAATCAGAAATGCAGGGATCAGGCAAGCAAATACAAAGAATAACATTACAGATGACATTCAGGATAAAAAACGGAGGGTCTTGCGATAGATGTCCTAGTGCTTTCTCAAGCTGGAAATTGAGGGTGGGGAATGTTGTTTACGTGCTCCATTGTCGCACTCGCGTGATATCCATTAACCCAAAATTTAAAAATGAGACTCCACTAGTTTGGCTGACGAAACGATTTAGTGGTAGCGAAAAATGCATTTCTCCTTCGTTTTCGATTGATATATCTGGTGTATGACTTAAAGTTGATTCTATCTGTATAACCTGTGAAACCGCTAAGTCTTATGGAGCCATCAAACCGCTGCAATGAACAAATTATTTGAGGGTGAATATCAGTTTAATCTCGCCAGCAGACCCAATTGGGAGTCGGGCGCAAGTCACCGTGTCACGCTGACGAAATATCTGACTGGACTGGCTGGAAACAGACAGGGGCGGCTCTGTCTGCTGGGAGCAGGTAACTGCAATGATCTTGATTTGCAGCGTCTACTGCAGGTGTATAGTGAGGTTCATCTGGTCGACCTTGATGAGAGTGCTTTGGAGTATGGCGTTCAATCTCAAAAGGTTTCCGATAATCCGCGTCTCTTTTTGCACGTACGAGAGATTACGGGGGCAGGTCAGGCACTGTCTGCTTACGAAGCAGACAGTGTTTCACCGGAGACCGATTTGAGTGAACTCATCCAGCATTACTCTGAACCGGCTGAATTGGATCTGCCCGGGCCGTTTGATGTGGTCTGTTCAACGTGTGTGTTGAGTCAATTGATCCTGCAGGCGGTGAATGCCGTTGGAGATACGCATCCTCAGTTTGAACAACTGATGATTGCGATTCGTTCACAGCATTTTCAAACCATCGTGGGGCTCATTGACGAGAGAGGGGCAGGTTTAGTGGTGAGTGATTTTGTTTCGTCTGAATCTGCGGCTGACTTGAAAGACGTGCCGGATTTTCAATTCACTCAATATCTCTCACAGCTGCTCTCGTCACGCAATTTCTTTCATGGCGTGCATCCCGGTTTATTGTTTTCTCAGCTGAAAGGGAATACTTCACTGGCAGCACTCGTTCAGGATGTGGAAATGTTACCGCCGTGGCGCTGGGATCTCGGAGCACGACAATATGCGGTTGCCGCGATCCGATTTCATCGTCGATCTCAGTATTGATTTGACCCGAAAGAGTTGAAGCCTGGTTTAGTTTTTCCTTGCTGGTTTCTTTTTCTTCTGAGCTGCGCCGCTGTTTCTAGGCTTGAGATAGAGTGAAGGGGGATCTTTCTCTACCGAACCTGTGTCATCGGGAACCTTGTATTGGGTTTGCAGGCGTTTTAATTCTGCTTTCAGATCGGTCACCACCTGAGCATATTCCGGATCAGCGTAGACATTTTTCATTTCGCGGGGATCTTTTTCCAGATCATAAAGTTCCCATTCGCCGAGATTATAGAAGTCGATGAGTTTGTAGCGTTTGGTGCGGACCCCATTGTGACGGCGTACCATGTGGGCGGAGCGGCGGTTGTTATAAAATTCATAATAGTGATAGTAGAGACTATCGCGCCATTTGCCGGCATTTCCTTTGAATAGAGGAACCAGACTGACCCCCTGCATATCATCCGGAATGGGAGCACCCGCCAGGTCCAAAAAGGTTTCCGCGAAATCGAGATTGGAAACCAAGTCGTCATTCACGCTGCCTGGTTTGATGATACCCGGCCAACGCACCAGAAACGGCATGCGATAGGATTCTTCGTACATGAAGCGTTTATCAAACCAGCCATGATCTCCCAGATAAAAGCCCTGGTCTGAGGAATAAATCACAATCGTGTTTTTCGCGAGCCCCGTTTTTTCCAGGTAGTCCAGCATGCGTCCGACATTGTCATCGACCGAGGCGACACAGCGCAGGTAGTCTTTCATGTATCGCTGATATTTCCAGCGGACTAGATCTTTCCCCTTCAGGTTGGCTTTGCGGAAGGCTTCATTTTTAGGTTCATAAGCGGCATTCCAGACCGCTAACTGTTCGGGAGTCAGGTTTCTCGGTGGTGTTAATTTCAGATCAAAGGCAGTCATGGTTTTGGCAATCGTCATGTCCTGCTGTTTGGCGGCTGTTCCGCGTCCCTCGTAATTATCGAACAGGTTGTCGGGTTCGGGAATGGTTACATCGTCGTACATGTGTAAATACTTGGGACCGGGTTGCCAGTTGCGGTGTGGTGCCTTGTGCTGGAACATCAGCATGAAGGGCTTGTTTGGATCACGGCTGTTTTTGAGATAATCGAGGGCCAGATCGGTAATGATATCTGTAGTGTAGCCGACGTGTTTCACACGCTCGCCGTTTCGGATCATGGGGGGATTGTAGTAAGGGCCTTGTCCGACCAAAATTTCTGAATAATCAAAACCGGTAGGTTGTGTTGCCAGATGCCATTTTCCGACGATTGCGGTCTGATAACCATTTTTTCGGAGGATCTTGGGAAAGGTTTGCTGAGAACCGTCAAATTTATTGCCGTTTTGTTTGAACCCGTTCAAGTGACTGTGCTTGCCAGTCAGGATCACAGCGCGGCTGGGGCCACAAATACTGTTTGTACAGAAACAGTTATTAAACAGCATACCTTCACGGGCAATCCGATCCAGGTTTGGCGTT
This window of the Gimesia fumaroli genome carries:
- a CDS encoding sulfatase family protein: MAGGLAKASADQKQQRPNILFIFTDDHASHAMSCYGSKVNQTPNLDRIAREGMLFNNCFCTNSICGPSRAVILTGKHSHLNGFKQNGNKFDGSQQTFPKILRKNGYQTAIVGKWHLATQPTGFDYSEILVGQGPYYNPPMIRNGERVKHVGYTTDIITDLALDYLKNSRDPNKPFMLMFQHKAPHRNWQPGPKYLHMYDDVTIPEPDNLFDNYEGRGTAAKQQDMTIAKTMTAFDLKLTPPRNLTPEQLAVWNAAYEPKNEAFRKANLKGKDLVRWKYQRYMKDYLRCVASVDDNVGRMLDYLEKTGLAKNTIVIYSSDQGFYLGDHGWFDKRFMYEESYRMPFLVRWPGIIKPGSVNDDLVSNLDFAETFLDLAGAPIPDDMQGVSLVPLFKGNAGKWRDSLYYHYYEFYNNRRSAHMVRRHNGVRTKRYKLIDFYNLGEWELYDLEKDPREMKNVYADPEYAQVVTDLKAELKRLQTQYKVPDDTGSVEKDPPSLYLKPRNSGAAQKKKKPARKN
- a CDS encoding MraY family glycosyltransferase — its product is MLFFVFACLIPAFLISFLSTAAMRKLAPKWGLIDQPAQRKVHSTPTPLGGGVGIWLGVVVPIAVAQLTVLVILKTGISTSWIPQELVPHLEGVLYRSGQLWTVLGGGTVLAVMGLLDDKHNISWKPRLAIQILVAVGLVMAGVRGTLFIQQPWIGIVLTMAWIIVLVNSLNFLDNMDGLTSGIGLIAAVLFALIMLRFTGEPRWLVAGVLLVLAGSIAGFLCHNWPPAKIFMGDSGSYFIGLILSTMTILGTFYPGDAPTGESVASRHVILAPLCILAIPLYDFCTVMIIRLKEGRSPFHADKSHFSHRLVELGLSKRNTVLTIHLATLTTGVGGLILYEVSTWNAALLVILMILCVLCIVTILENVGRKNRNE
- a CDS encoding O-antigen ligase family protein: MSKRRKQNRSQTTPSQPTPPAPSFQRLPWLLDGIQLFLIGTLITARYLLPAESAPQGETLPITLGWFLVAILFCGTLLSDRTRRFRIDRYDLGVWLLVSGQVISTLVMIYTAEGQQRAALNMMWEWVGLGLTFSITRRLIATTPLRATLLHGFLTTLVLLSIYGIWQHHWMYDQLAQEYLSVRQQYDAAASPAERARFQQQLLAMGAPTDSLSGSGQQLFEQRLLNSSEPLGMFALANTFAGLLAVGFLIAFAQTIHILFSKTANAASKSDRFKSWILMLPTLLIGYCLVLTKSRTAWVGVMGGLVCFILLKLIQKRQGTNEQRAIWKKQAFKWGISGAIVVVGFFLLATFSGGFDRAVLTEAPKSLQYRLEYWTGTWDVIQENPLWGTGPGNFRNHYLKHKLPGSSEEISDPHNMFLDVWANAGLIAFAGLLVILSLASYHWLIRPLPDSEKPQLKNIDSGQQISQDQILLLLGFVLSFPLLWGEQLFLQSIDEVRLWLFFLGWLVIHFVLNVGWNALNETNQHNSATSFVPLALASAFVALCIHLLGAGGIAMPAITQTWLLLLALAFPVTSPSPDIEETKAEESPSTSARPLKPIHLKTTGLIFCILLTVFFAKSAFAPTIERKSLVREGEQVLLRGQSARMAQRYFNQAGQADPLSPTPWQALAELEFRQSAKHRDAFEQGVKLKQAAIQRDPVNPLNYFQLGQRFYQQYQTSQKQEDLDGAIENLKQAVSGYPNNARYRAAFAEALFAARQLPQSREQAQRAFELDEANRRAQHVDKYLKEKTLNRMKEIINVTQTNQN
- a CDS encoding multiheme c-type cytochrome, translated to MLSKQISLQYCLLSLLCLLLQAGCESNTSQSTTTTSDSAVSENQSQQQSPERSPSAEQDSDSTSETPDVTKMKKTAPEKNKATVTTKITAVSQSTPKPLFKDWPAPELAIVLTGERHGYLEPCGCTQNQTGGVSLLANLFKQIEDRKWPVTAFDLGGLVKRNRRQSQIKYETILASMKDMKYAGVGLGPEELRFGADIFLQLHNPQPNSPNTTPTFLAANILILDTPDLGKSHFKIIDVGGVTMAVTSIIGKSHMEKVPDITWQEPAKVLPDVIKKMEAAKPDLMILLSQSEKEESKALAEKFPVFDILLTAGGVEDPIGEPKFIGKTMMVDVGHKGKNAGVVGYYPKQASQDDPSKRFRFTVIELDKQRFKDTPRMAEHMQFYQDRLKQEDLAAKELPIDHPRGATFVGAETCGECHTKAYEKWLTTAHAHAYESLINGRKDQIERGEKIISRIYDPECLSCHVTGWHPQEVIRYKSGFVNKQESPHLLGQQCENCHGPGSGHIELVEMDKLEEAKKVMRVTLAEAKKSTCYQCHDLDNSPKFEFDSYWEKIKHPWRD
- a CDS encoding DUF1573 domain-containing protein gives rise to the protein MNLRTVFTTMVVLIVALVGTVWLGRGNGDLESPQPARPVASPDDDRPKIAEKGPYPKAVVDESLYNFGEMAVGQSLSHKFILKNEGEVPLEVKKGNTTCKCTLSEMKDNSVAPGKSIEIELTWTPKSAQEHFGQTATIFTNDPKNQELKLQIEGTANTLITFSGGMMGTASWSLPTMSSDKPVSYQGSMHTKYLDEFKITAIESDRSGLKASFKPLTPEELKEADAKSGYSIEVTADPTKFPLGGFSEHLTVKTDIPNDLSAEAHDHPEGHDHKHEHPAENRTFVIQVSGNHTGPIRIVPTFGVHWNPQSMVLNLGEFSAQKGKEVVLSMFVEGTEQPLEIVDQEISPDFLKFELKKDDSFQSKTKQRYVLKFAVPPGPPVSFGRTNLAKVKLQTNHPNAKEIEFRVQFISLKP